In Synechococcus sp. KORDI-100, a single window of DNA contains:
- a CDS encoding DUF751 family protein, protein MREFFLNVTRYPRYLIAFTLGVMNSVAQPLARRRSNPVTAVALIGALISGLISLTLVLRAMVQSAPVA, encoded by the coding sequence ATGCGGGAGTTTTTCCTCAACGTCACCCGCTACCCCCGCTATCTGATCGCCTTCACCCTGGGTGTGATGAATTCGGTTGCCCAACCGCTCGCCCGCAGGCGCAGCAACCCGGTCACAGCCGTCGCCTTGATCGGTGCCCTGATCAGCGGCCTGATCAGCCTCACCCTGGTGCTGCGTGCCATGGTGCAGTCAGCACCAGTGGCGTGA
- a CDS encoding glycosyltransferase → MLSLSMIVRNEEARLAGCLASVKGLADEMVVVDTGSTDDTIAVAEAAGACVERIDWPGDFAPARNRAMDFLSGDWVLVLDADEQLRPEVIPNLRALMAQPDVLVINLLRYELGAVMAPYSNVSRLFRRHPGIRWSKPYHSMIDDSVEALLELEPQWRIADCSEPAILHDGYRPELLAGTDKAERLRQAMQSELEQRPGDPYASAKLGGLLISDGQHQEAAALLRKALDQDAVQDSERYELLVHLALAVSPSEPGEAVALYRKALTISLDTRITLGARLNLAARLMEQGELEEAINLTRLATQRAPEVALGWYNLGLMQRRRGDISAALQAYERALELDPDNAECHQNDAVARLMGGDIEGARQGFRNAIARLEHQGRGEEAQRLRQNAGQIVKLDVEPIA, encoded by the coding sequence ATGCTCAGCCTCTCGATGATCGTGCGCAATGAGGAGGCACGCCTGGCTGGTTGCCTCGCCTCGGTGAAGGGTCTGGCCGATGAGATGGTGGTGGTGGACACCGGCTCCACCGATGACACGATCGCCGTTGCCGAAGCCGCCGGCGCCTGCGTCGAGCGGATCGACTGGCCGGGGGATTTCGCACCTGCCCGCAACCGCGCCATGGACTTTCTCAGCGGCGACTGGGTGCTGGTGCTGGATGCCGATGAACAGCTGCGTCCGGAGGTGATTCCCAATCTCAGGGCCCTCATGGCCCAGCCCGATGTGCTGGTGATCAATCTGTTGCGCTACGAGCTGGGAGCAGTCATGGCCCCCTACTCGAATGTGAGCCGCTTGTTCCGTCGCCATCCCGGCATCCGCTGGAGCAAGCCCTACCACTCGATGATCGACGACAGCGTTGAGGCTCTGCTGGAGCTTGAACCGCAGTGGCGCATCGCTGACTGCAGTGAGCCAGCCATCCTTCACGACGGCTACAGACCGGAGCTTCTGGCCGGCACCGACAAAGCGGAGCGCCTGCGTCAGGCGATGCAGAGCGAACTGGAGCAACGGCCCGGCGATCCCTACGCCAGCGCCAAGCTGGGCGGTCTGCTGATCAGTGATGGTCAACATCAGGAGGCCGCCGCGCTGTTGCGCAAGGCGCTGGATCAGGACGCCGTGCAAGACAGTGAGCGCTACGAACTCCTGGTTCACCTCGCCTTGGCGGTGAGCCCTTCAGAACCGGGCGAAGCGGTGGCGCTCTACCGGAAGGCTCTCACCATTTCCCTGGACACGCGCATCACCCTTGGGGCCCGGCTCAACCTGGCAGCACGGCTGATGGAGCAGGGGGAGCTGGAGGAAGCCATCAACCTGACCAGACTTGCGACCCAACGGGCACCGGAGGTCGCCCTCGGCTGGTACAACCTCGGGCTGATGCAACGTCGTCGTGGCGACATCAGCGCAGCACTCCAGGCCTATGAACGGGCCCTTGAGCTCGACCCCGACAACGCCGAATGCCATCAGAACGATGCCGTGGCCCGTCTGATGGGGGGTGACATCGAAGGGGCGCGCCAGGGATTCCGCAATGCCATCGCCCGGCTGGAGCATCAAGGGCGAGGGGAGGAGGCCCAACGCCTGCGGCAGAACGCCGGTCAGATCGTGAAACTCGATGTGGAGCCGATCGCTTGA
- a CDS encoding glutathione S-transferase family protein has product MLELHQFRHSAFCLKVRMVLQAKGLSYRTVEVTPGIGQVAVFRLSGQRQVPVLVDGDRVLADSSAISRHLEQLGADPTLLPTDPKQAAQVHLIEDWADTTLAAGGRASLVQAAALDPELRVALLPDDVPDPLRSVMGAIPGGWVNSVSELVNQGERAALLASLEQLAASVEDSPFLVGEAMTLADLAVAAQLSLLRFPQSAGSPLAGRGVPGLSDHPKLQALFHWRDQLELKLMERTLEEV; this is encoded by the coding sequence ATGCTGGAGCTGCATCAATTCCGACATTCCGCGTTTTGCCTCAAGGTGCGGATGGTGCTCCAGGCCAAGGGGCTGAGCTATCGCACCGTCGAGGTCACCCCTGGCATCGGCCAGGTAGCCGTGTTCCGTCTGTCCGGACAACGTCAGGTTCCTGTCCTGGTGGACGGCGACAGGGTGCTGGCGGACTCGAGCGCCATCAGCCGCCATCTCGAGCAGCTTGGAGCGGATCCAACGCTTCTGCCGACTGATCCGAAACAGGCCGCTCAGGTGCATTTGATCGAAGACTGGGCGGATACGACCTTGGCCGCCGGTGGACGTGCATCGCTGGTCCAGGCGGCCGCCCTCGATCCGGAGCTGCGGGTTGCCCTGCTGCCAGACGATGTGCCTGATCCCCTTCGCTCGGTGATGGGAGCGATTCCTGGCGGTTGGGTCAACAGCGTCAGTGAGCTGGTGAATCAGGGGGAGCGCGCTGCTCTGCTGGCGAGCCTTGAACAGCTGGCGGCTTCGGTGGAGGACAGTCCGTTCCTGGTGGGGGAGGCCATGACCCTGGCGGATCTCGCCGTGGCTGCGCAGCTCTCGCTGCTGCGTTTCCCCCAGTCGGCTGGCTCCCCCCTGGCGGGTCGAGGTGTTCCTGGACTGAGCGATCACCCCAAGTTGCAAGCCCTGTTCCACTGGCGTGATCAACTCGAACTCAAGCTGATGGAGCGGACCCTGGAAGAGGTGTGA
- a CDS encoding iron-sulfur cluster assembly accessory protein has product MTSSTTNPATHTARDGKGILITAPAMQQLAKLCGEQGTNMVLRVGVRSGGCSGMSYTMDFVPASETLDDDATYDYETPDGRQFRVICDPKSLLYIYGMQLDFSTALIGGGFNFTNPNATQTCGCGSSFAV; this is encoded by the coding sequence ATGACCAGCTCCACCACGAATCCAGCCACCCACACCGCACGGGACGGCAAAGGCATCCTGATCACGGCACCGGCCATGCAGCAGTTGGCCAAGCTTTGCGGCGAACAAGGCACCAATATGGTCCTGCGTGTCGGGGTGCGCTCGGGGGGCTGCAGCGGGATGAGCTACACGATGGACTTTGTTCCGGCTTCCGAGACCCTCGACGACGACGCCACCTACGACTACGAAACGCCTGACGGACGCCAGTTCCGCGTGATCTGCGACCCCAAAAGCCTGCTGTACATCTACGGCATGCAGCTCGACTTCAGCACGGCACTGATCGGTGGTGGTTTCAACTTCACCAATCCCAACGCCACCCAGACCTGCGGCTGCGGCAGCTCCTTCGCGGTCTGA
- a CDS encoding glycoside hydrolase family 3 N-terminal domain-containing protein: MSSNPTDPLRRRIAELLVVRASGHLDDQQRRYPRWELPNRDLQRLLQDGVGGVILLGGSATELQQRTRQLQSWASQPLLFCADVEEGVGQRFEGASWLVPPLALGRLHRSAPERALSLAERYGRCTGEQARRCGLNWVLGPVCDVNNNPANPVINVRAWGEDPMTAGALAAAFQRGLHAAGVLGCAKHFPGHGDTDSDSHLDLPVLPHDRERLDQIELPPFQQLITTGIDSVMTAHLLLPKLDTEHPATLSPAVLTDLLRHQMGFSGLVVTDALVMEAIAARHGAEDAAVLAFEAGADLILMPADADAAIDGLQAAFASGRLPLQRLEQALQRRRHALAKVTAMASGVIASEDDRGLERELVAACSTIRRAAGVSASHGVNLLRVDGVFPCPALSGAAPALQLPEQQGLASVVIHGQGVSPWQDSEDAPLSLERFGAGPVLLQLFVRGNPFRGNKDDREPWLAAVRQLQRLDRLAGLVVYGSPYLWEQLHANLDPGIPAAYSPGQMPEAQRHLLTTLLRPAEASPHKGEFTD, encoded by the coding sequence ATGAGCTCCAACCCGACTGATCCCCTGCGGCGTCGGATCGCCGAACTGCTTGTGGTGCGGGCCAGCGGTCACCTGGATGATCAACAGCGCCGTTACCCCCGCTGGGAACTGCCCAATCGCGACCTGCAGCGGTTGCTTCAGGACGGTGTGGGCGGTGTGATTCTGCTGGGGGGGAGCGCCACCGAGCTGCAGCAACGCACCCGCCAGCTGCAGAGCTGGGCCTCACAACCGCTGCTCTTCTGCGCCGATGTGGAGGAGGGCGTGGGCCAACGCTTCGAAGGCGCGAGCTGGCTGGTGCCGCCCCTCGCCCTCGGCCGTCTCCACCGCAGCGCACCCGAGCGCGCCCTGTCGCTCGCCGAACGCTATGGCCGCTGCACCGGCGAACAGGCCCGCCGCTGCGGCCTCAACTGGGTGCTGGGACCCGTCTGCGATGTGAACAACAATCCCGCCAACCCGGTGATCAACGTCCGGGCCTGGGGTGAGGACCCCATGACTGCAGGCGCCCTGGCCGCCGCTTTCCAGCGCGGCCTCCATGCCGCCGGCGTGCTCGGCTGCGCCAAGCATTTCCCAGGCCATGGCGATACCGACAGCGATTCCCATCTGGATCTGCCGGTTCTGCCCCATGATCGCGAGCGCCTGGATCAGATCGAGCTGCCGCCCTTCCAGCAGCTGATCACAACCGGGATCGACAGCGTGATGACGGCTCACCTGCTGCTGCCGAAGCTGGACACGGAGCATCCCGCCACCCTGTCGCCCGCCGTGCTGACGGACCTGCTGCGCCACCAGATGGGGTTCAGCGGCCTGGTGGTGACCGATGCGCTGGTGATGGAAGCGATCGCTGCCCGCCACGGAGCCGAGGACGCGGCCGTGCTGGCCTTCGAGGCCGGGGCGGATTTGATCCTGATGCCGGCGGATGCCGACGCCGCGATCGATGGACTGCAGGCCGCCTTCGCCTCAGGCCGGCTGCCGCTGCAGCGTCTGGAGCAGGCCCTGCAGCGGCGGCGCCATGCCCTCGCCAAGGTGACCGCAATGGCGTCCGGGGTGATCGCCAGCGAGGACGACCGCGGCCTTGAACGCGAGCTTGTCGCCGCTTGCAGCACCATCCGGCGCGCCGCCGGCGTCAGCGCCAGCCATGGTGTGAATCTGCTTCGGGTGGATGGCGTCTTCCCCTGTCCCGCCCTCAGCGGAGCGGCTCCGGCTCTGCAGCTGCCGGAACAGCAGGGATTGGCCAGCGTGGTGATCCATGGCCAAGGGGTATCCCCATGGCAGGACAGCGAAGACGCTCCTCTGTCCCTGGAGCGATTCGGCGCAGGACCGGTGCTGCTGCAGTTGTTTGTGCGCGGCAACCCGTTCCGAGGAAACAAGGACGACCGGGAACCCTGGCTGGCAGCCGTCAGGCAGCTGCAACGTCTCGACCGTCTGGCGGGACTTGTGGTCTACGGCAGCCCCTATCTCTGGGAACAACTGCATGCCAACCTAGATCCGGGGATCCCAGCGGCTTACAGCCCCGGCCAGATGCCGGAAGCCCAGCGCCATCTGCTGACGACGCTGTTAAGGCCTGCCGAGGCGTCTCCCCACAAGGGCGAATTCACCGACTGA
- a CDS encoding SRPBCC family protein, with the protein MGRWLEHSVTTEVQASAERVWAVWSDLEAMPRWMRWIESVTTLDDPDLTDWTLAAQGFRFHWKARITQRVDQQQLHWESVGGLPTRGAVRFYPEAADRTVVKLSVTYELPGVLAPLMEPSILGGIVTRELQANLDRFRDLVEDGG; encoded by the coding sequence ATGGGACGCTGGCTGGAACATTCCGTCACCACCGAGGTTCAGGCCTCTGCTGAACGTGTCTGGGCCGTCTGGAGCGACCTGGAAGCCATGCCGCGCTGGATGCGCTGGATCGAGTCGGTCACCACATTGGATGACCCCGATCTCACCGATTGGACGCTGGCGGCCCAGGGTTTTCGCTTCCACTGGAAGGCACGCATCACCCAGCGGGTGGATCAGCAGCAGCTGCACTGGGAGTCCGTCGGTGGGTTGCCCACCCGTGGTGCTGTGCGCTTCTACCCCGAGGCAGCGGATCGGACGGTGGTGAAGCTGAGTGTCACGTATGAACTGCCGGGGGTCTTGGCACCCTTGATGGAGCCCAGCATCCTGGGGGGAATCGTCACTCGGGAGCTCCAGGCCAATCTTGATCGTTTCCGGGACCTCGTCGAAGACGGCGGCTAA
- a CDS encoding TIGR01777 family oxidoreductase: MRLLLLGCTGFVGRELVPLLLEAGHQLSLVSRRLPRGFESERADGRLEWLQLDPSRSQSWQVSELKEALQQADGVVNLAGEPIAEKRWTPAHRQLLETSRLETTRLLVEAISASPAPPSVLVNASAVGFYGTSSSARFKESSAPGDDFLASLCARWEAAAMTVPSSTRQLTVRIGIVLAPDGGALGKMLPVFRAGFGGPIGDGRQWMSWIHRSDLCDLIIQALTDERWTGVVNGVAPEPVTMAAFSKQLGRSLGRPSLLPVPAAVLQVLLGDGAKVVLEGQQVDSERLQELGFSFRYPDLPSALSAATS; the protein is encoded by the coding sequence ATGCGCCTGCTGCTTCTCGGTTGCACCGGTTTTGTCGGCCGGGAGTTGGTGCCTCTGCTGCTGGAGGCAGGGCATCAGCTGAGCCTGGTGAGTCGTCGCCTGCCCCGTGGGTTTGAATCAGAACGAGCGGATGGCCGGCTGGAGTGGCTGCAGCTCGATCCCTCCAGGTCCCAGTCCTGGCAGGTGTCTGAGTTGAAAGAAGCTCTGCAGCAGGCCGATGGTGTGGTGAATCTGGCCGGGGAACCCATCGCGGAAAAGCGCTGGACCCCGGCCCATCGCCAGCTCCTGGAAACCAGCCGTCTGGAGACCACACGGCTGCTGGTGGAGGCGATCAGCGCCAGCCCAGCACCACCGTCAGTGTTGGTGAATGCTTCAGCGGTTGGTTTCTACGGCACCAGCAGCAGTGCCCGATTCAAGGAGTCCAGCGCCCCTGGCGACGATTTCCTGGCCTCGCTCTGCGCCCGTTGGGAGGCAGCGGCAATGACAGTACCATCATCCACCCGTCAGCTGACGGTGCGCATCGGCATCGTCCTGGCCCCGGACGGTGGTGCTCTGGGCAAGATGCTGCCGGTGTTCCGAGCTGGTTTTGGTGGGCCGATCGGCGATGGCCGGCAGTGGATGAGCTGGATTCATCGCAGTGATCTCTGCGATCTCATCATTCAGGCCCTCACGGATGAACGCTGGACCGGTGTGGTGAATGGTGTGGCGCCTGAGCCCGTGACCATGGCAGCTTTTTCGAAGCAGCTGGGTCGCAGCCTGGGGCGTCCCAGCTTGCTGCCCGTGCCTGCAGCTGTGCTTCAGGTGCTCCTTGGTGACGGTGCCAAGGTTGTTCTGGAGGGGCAGCAGGTCGATTCGGAACGCCTGCAGGAGCTGGGCTTCAGCTTTCGCTATCCCGATCTGCCATCGGCCCTTTCCGCTGCCACCAGCTGA
- a CDS encoding cation:proton antiporter, with product MQEPVALYLMAFGGLLLAAVLLDDLADRVKLPGILLVLALGLLVDNDMRAAGEPLLSLPRANNITQAALVLVLFFGGLTTNWSRMKAVVKPSALLATVGVLITAALLTLIGIGILVLEGDWKPALMAKVLFVGAMFSSTDASAALSLLRPLAGRMPQKVLDLIEMESTINDPMAVVLAGLALALAGGEGVATADLVTDVVRQFLLGGLLGFIGGSVISQLLMGSTSLTRGSMLPVVSLALLLVLSGGTTVLGGSPLLAAYVAGLVLGNGHAADQDVLEEAHSSFAKMAELMLFLCLGLVVAPQDVVRAGAWALLLFMAMQVVRWLMVQVLLLRSEFQWNERSFICWTGLRGAVPIAMAIQAWASPASWGQLMPPLALSVVLFGLLIQGFALVPIAHRLGVVSKPEPTEPS from the coding sequence GTGCAGGAGCCGGTCGCCCTCTACCTGATGGCCTTTGGAGGGCTGTTGCTGGCGGCGGTCCTGCTGGATGATCTCGCCGATCGCGTCAAATTGCCGGGCATTCTTCTGGTGCTGGCTCTGGGATTGCTGGTCGACAACGACATGCGCGCTGCCGGTGAGCCGCTGCTGTCCCTCCCCCGCGCCAACAACATCACCCAGGCCGCCCTGGTGTTGGTGCTGTTTTTCGGAGGACTCACCACAAACTGGAGTCGGATGAAGGCGGTGGTCAAGCCCTCGGCGCTGCTGGCCACGGTGGGGGTTCTGATCACAGCGGCGCTGTTGACCCTGATCGGCATTGGAATCCTTGTCCTGGAAGGTGACTGGAAGCCGGCGTTGATGGCTAAGGTGCTGTTCGTCGGTGCGATGTTCAGCAGCACCGATGCCTCAGCCGCGCTCTCTCTGTTGCGGCCGCTTGCCGGCCGCATGCCGCAAAAGGTTCTCGATCTGATCGAGATGGAATCCACCATCAACGACCCGATGGCGGTTGTGCTAGCCGGTCTGGCCCTCGCCCTCGCCGGAGGGGAGGGCGTGGCCACCGCTGATCTGGTCACGGACGTGGTGCGTCAGTTTCTGCTGGGTGGCCTGCTGGGATTCATCGGCGGCAGTGTGATCTCCCAGCTGCTGATGGGCAGCACCTCCCTCACCCGGGGCTCCATGCTCCCGGTCGTCAGCCTGGCGCTGTTGCTGGTGCTCTCGGGTGGAACCACGGTTCTGGGAGGCAGTCCGCTGCTGGCGGCTTATGTGGCTGGATTGGTGCTCGGCAATGGCCATGCGGCTGATCAGGACGTTTTGGAGGAGGCCCATTCGAGCTTCGCCAAGATGGCTGAGCTGATGCTGTTTCTCTGTCTCGGCCTGGTCGTCGCCCCACAGGATGTGGTGCGGGCAGGGGCCTGGGCTCTGCTGTTGTTCATGGCCATGCAGGTGGTGCGTTGGCTGATGGTGCAGGTCCTGCTGCTGCGCAGTGAGTTCCAGTGGAATGAACGAAGTTTCATCTGCTGGACGGGATTGCGAGGCGCTGTACCGATTGCCATGGCCATTCAGGCCTGGGCTTCGCCCGCCAGCTGGGGACAGTTGATGCCACCGCTGGCCCTCTCGGTGGTTCTGTTCGGGTTGTTGATTCAGGGCTTCGCCCTGGTCCCGATTGCCCATCGCCTGGGCGTGGTCTCGAAACCGGAGCCGACCGAGCCCTCTTAG
- the zds gene encoding 9,9'-di-cis-zeta-carotene desaturase, with protein sequence MRVAIVGSGLAGLSAAVDLVDAGHSVDLYEARPFMGGKVGSWVDDGGNHIEMGLHVFFFNYANLFALMRKVGAFENLLPKQHTHLFVNKGGDLRELDFRFPIGAPFNGLKAFFTTPQLGWIDKLRNALALGTSPIVRGLVDYEGAMRTIRALDSVSFQDWFVGHGGSPESIRRMWNPIAYALGFIDCEAISARCMLTIFMMFAAKTEASKLNLLKGSPHRWLTGPIFDYIQKRGGKLHLRHRVKQVDYSEGEVPEITGLQMGTPEGDIRVEADAYLAACDVPGIQKLLPEAWNRYPQFKAIHQLEAVPVATVQLRYDGWVTELGDAREDQRRDVATPTGLNNLLYTADADFSCFADLALASPEDYRKEGEGSLLQCVLTPGDPWIPKSVDDIVAHTDRQVRELFPSARNLKLTWSNVVKLAQSLYREAPGMEPYRPEQRTPVRNFFLAGSYTRQDYIDSMEGATMSGHLAAAAILDQPVQLATNAAVA encoded by the coding sequence GTGCGGGTCGCGATTGTCGGTTCCGGGCTTGCCGGTCTCTCTGCGGCGGTGGATCTGGTTGATGCCGGCCACTCCGTTGATCTCTACGAAGCCAGGCCCTTCATGGGCGGCAAGGTGGGCAGCTGGGTGGATGACGGCGGTAACCACATCGAGATGGGCTTGCACGTCTTCTTTTTCAACTACGCCAACCTCTTCGCCCTGATGCGCAAAGTCGGGGCCTTCGAGAACCTGCTGCCCAAGCAGCACACGCATCTTTTCGTGAACAAGGGGGGGGATCTGCGGGAGCTGGATTTCCGCTTCCCCATCGGGGCTCCCTTCAATGGCCTCAAGGCCTTTTTCACTACGCCGCAGCTGGGCTGGATCGACAAGCTGCGCAATGCCCTGGCCCTGGGTACCTCACCGATCGTTCGTGGCTTGGTCGATTACGAGGGGGCGATGCGCACCATCCGTGCCCTTGATTCGGTCAGTTTTCAGGATTGGTTCGTGGGCCATGGCGGCAGCCCGGAAAGCATCCGCCGCATGTGGAATCCCATCGCCTATGCCCTGGGCTTCATCGACTGCGAGGCCATCTCCGCCCGTTGCATGCTCACCATCTTCATGATGTTTGCGGCCAAGACGGAAGCCTCCAAGCTCAATCTGCTGAAGGGTTCGCCCCACCGCTGGCTCACGGGCCCGATCTTCGACTACATCCAGAAGCGGGGCGGCAAGTTGCATCTGCGCCATCGGGTCAAGCAGGTGGACTACAGCGAGGGCGAGGTACCCGAGATCACCGGCCTCCAGATGGGAACGCCAGAGGGAGACATCCGTGTTGAGGCTGATGCCTATCTGGCGGCCTGTGATGTGCCCGGCATTCAGAAGCTGCTGCCCGAGGCCTGGAACCGTTACCCCCAGTTCAAGGCGATTCACCAGCTGGAGGCCGTCCCGGTGGCCACCGTTCAGCTTCGCTATGATGGCTGGGTGACCGAGCTGGGCGACGCCCGGGAGGACCAGCGTCGGGATGTGGCGACACCGACGGGGCTGAACAATCTGCTCTACACAGCTGACGCCGATTTCAGCTGCTTCGCTGATTTAGCTCTGGCCAGCCCTGAGGATTACCGCAAGGAGGGAGAGGGGTCCCTGCTGCAGTGTGTGCTCACCCCTGGTGATCCCTGGATCCCCAAATCAGTGGATGACATCGTGGCCCACACCGACCGACAGGTGCGGGAGCTCTTCCCCTCGGCCCGCAACCTCAAGCTCACCTGGAGCAACGTGGTGAAGCTGGCTCAGTCCCTTTATCGGGAAGCACCGGGCATGGAGCCCTATCGCCCTGAACAGCGGACACCGGTGCGCAATTTCTTCCTTGCCGGAAGTTACACGCGTCAGGACTACATCGATTCGATGGAAGGCGCGACCATGAGCGGCCATCTGGCGGCGGCCGCGATTCTTGATCAGCCGGTGCAACTGGCGACCAATGCTGCGGTGGCCTGA
- the rbfA gene encoding 30S ribosome-binding factor RbfA, with product MAQGRRVERVAALIRRETSELLLNGIRDERVHQGMVSITDVEVSGDLQHCRIFVSIFGEQNDRSDVLEGLKAASGYLRGELGRRLQMRRAPEVVFQLDRGIEKGTSVLGLLNRLEDERQERGEIPPGSDELQPD from the coding sequence ATGGCTCAGGGGCGTCGTGTGGAACGGGTGGCGGCCCTGATCCGCAGAGAAACCAGCGAACTACTGCTCAATGGCATCCGTGATGAGCGGGTGCATCAGGGCATGGTGAGCATTACGGACGTGGAGGTCTCCGGCGATCTGCAGCACTGCAGGATTTTCGTGAGCATCTTCGGCGAGCAGAACGATCGCAGCGATGTGCTCGAAGGGCTGAAAGCGGCGAGCGGCTACCTGCGCGGAGAGCTGGGCCGACGCCTGCAGATGCGCCGGGCGCCCGAGGTGGTGTTCCAGCTCGACCGAGGCATCGAGAAAGGAACCTCCGTGCTGGGCCTGCTCAACCGCCTGGAGGATGAACGACAGGAACGCGGCGAGATCCCCCCCGGCAGCGATGAGCTCCAACCCGACTGA
- a CDS encoding uroporphyrinogen-III synthase, with protein sequence MSDPLNGRTVVVTRAADQQGEGRRLLEALGARVLDLPALVIGPPDQWGPLDDALADLDNFHWLVFSSANGVESVEQRLQTLGRSLARRPRSLKMAAVGRKTARLLEELGAAADFVPPQFVADSLIEHFPVSGFGLRMLLPRVQSGGRTLLADAFGEAGVRVVEVPAYKSRCPETMPEATAMALEAGAVDAITFSSGKTADHTALLLQQRFGDDWLEQLASVNVVSIGPQTTRSCLARFGRVDAEADPHDLDGLVSACAQLMQSGS encoded by the coding sequence TTGAGTGATCCATTGAACGGGCGCACTGTGGTGGTCACCCGTGCCGCCGATCAGCAAGGGGAAGGACGACGACTGCTCGAGGCCCTTGGGGCGCGGGTGCTGGATCTGCCGGCTCTGGTGATCGGGCCACCCGATCAGTGGGGGCCGCTGGATGACGCCCTCGCCGATCTGGACAACTTCCATTGGCTGGTGTTCTCCAGTGCCAACGGCGTCGAGTCGGTGGAGCAGCGTCTCCAGACCCTCGGTCGCAGCCTGGCCCGTCGCCCCCGCAGCCTCAAGATGGCAGCCGTGGGTCGCAAGACGGCACGTCTGCTGGAGGAGCTCGGGGCTGCAGCCGATTTCGTGCCACCACAATTCGTGGCGGACAGCCTGATCGAGCATTTCCCGGTCTCTGGATTCGGACTGCGCATGCTGCTGCCCCGGGTGCAGAGCGGCGGCCGAACCCTGCTGGCGGATGCCTTCGGGGAAGCGGGCGTCCGCGTTGTGGAGGTGCCTGCCTATAAATCGCGCTGCCCGGAAACGATGCCTGAAGCAACCGCGATGGCTCTGGAGGCGGGTGCCGTCGATGCGATTACCTTCAGCAGTGGGAAAACCGCCGATCACACAGCGTTGCTGCTGCAGCAACGGTTCGGTGATGACTGGCTGGAGCAGCTCGCCAGCGTGAACGTGGTGTCGATCGGGCCGCAAACCACTCGCAGCTGCTTGGCCCGGTTCGGACGGGTGGATGCGGAGGCCGATCCCCATGATCTCGATGGGCTGGTGTCCGCCTGTGCTCAGCTGATGCAGAGCGGATCCTGA
- a CDS encoding lipid-A-disaccharide synthase-related protein: protein MTAFRHRSTAPILLLSNGHGEDLSGALLGRALRDLGHPVEALPLVGRGEAYRKAGIPLLGRTREFSTGGIGYTSLKGRLTELVQGQVIYLLRQLLRLLRQAQRFELVVVVGDVIPVIAAWLAQRPVATYLVAYSSHYEGRLRLPWPCAELLASPRFRLVCSRDQLTADDLSQQLGRSVTFVGNPFMDHVLTATDRVAAIKPRIGLLPGSRRPELEDNLRLLLKLVENLQGSAEVGLDLALVSSLGDADLMALAEGVGWRLQAEALVHDSGLSIQVRRDAFQAVLQQSDLLICMAGTAAEQAVGLAKPVLQLPGHGPQFTAAFAEAQRRLLGPTVFCAGGEAGSSSNLKDSANLAMAVLERSRTDATLQRQCRDEAKRRLGCAGGGLRMAELISAVARPES from the coding sequence ATGACAGCCTTCCGGCACCGATCGACCGCGCCCATCCTGCTGCTGAGCAATGGCCATGGGGAGGATCTCTCGGGAGCCCTGCTGGGCCGAGCACTCAGGGACCTGGGCCATCCGGTGGAAGCCCTGCCCCTTGTTGGCCGCGGTGAGGCTTACAGGAAAGCGGGTATCCCGCTGCTTGGACGCACAAGGGAATTCAGCACGGGCGGGATCGGATACACGAGTCTGAAAGGGCGTCTGACGGAGCTGGTCCAGGGTCAGGTGATCTATCTGCTGCGGCAGCTGCTTCGCCTGCTTCGGCAAGCCCAGCGGTTCGAGCTGGTCGTGGTGGTGGGCGATGTGATCCCGGTCATCGCCGCCTGGCTGGCACAGCGACCTGTGGCGACCTACCTGGTGGCTTATTCGAGCCATTACGAAGGGCGCCTCAGGCTCCCTTGGCCCTGCGCAGAGCTCCTGGCGAGCCCACGATTTCGGCTTGTATGCAGCCGTGATCAACTGACCGCTGACGATCTCAGTCAACAGCTGGGGCGCTCCGTGACGTTCGTCGGCAACCCCTTCATGGACCACGTCCTGACAGCAACGGACAGAGTTGCCGCGATCAAGCCGCGGATCGGTCTGCTGCCCGGCAGCCGCAGACCGGAGCTTGAGGACAACCTGCGACTGCTGCTGAAGCTGGTGGAGAATCTGCAGGGGAGCGCGGAAGTGGGTCTTGATCTGGCTCTGGTGTCATCCCTCGGGGACGCTGATCTGATGGCACTGGCCGAAGGCGTGGGCTGGCGACTGCAGGCAGAGGCCCTGGTGCATGACAGCGGTCTGAGCATCCAGGTGCGACGCGATGCGTTTCAAGCGGTGCTCCAGCAGAGCGATCTTCTGATCTGTATGGCAGGCACGGCCGCAGAGCAGGCGGTCGGCCTGGCCAAGCCGGTGCTGCAGTTGCCAGGCCATGGCCCCCAGTTCACGGCGGCGTTCGCCGAAGCGCAACGGCGTCTGCTCGGCCCGACGGTGTTCTGCGCCGGCGGAGAAGCGGGCAGCAGCAGCAATCTGAAGGACTCGGCCAACCTGGCCATGGCGGTTCTTGAACGCAGCCGAACGGACGCAACGTTGCAACGACAATGCCGTGATGAGGCCAAACGACGGCTCGGTTGCGCCGGCGGTGGACTGAGAATGGCTGAGCTGATCAGTGCTGTGGCACGGCCGGAATCCTGA